The following DNA comes from Deltaproteobacteria bacterium.
CTCGTCGCGAAAGCCGGACGCGGTCCCGTTGTACACGTCGTGCAGGTTTGGATTCCGCGCGGCCCCCGCGTGGGCGGACCGTTTCCAGGTCTCGAGATGCATCGAATGGCAGTGCCGGCAGTGCGGCGCCGCGTCGAAGGCGTCGGGCGACTTGAACTCGTAGTTCGGATTGTCCACGACCGCCACGCGCTCGAGCTCGAGCCGCTGCGGGAGGCGCGGATCCAGGACCTCGATCCCCTTGTTGAAGAAGCCGACCTTGCCCGCCGTGAGGGCGATCTCACGAAGCGGCACCGGCGGATCCTTCACCGTGAGCTCGAAGCGCCCCTCCGCGCTCGTCACGACGCTCTCGGGTCGCCCGCCGAAGCGCACGATCGCGCCCTCCACAGGCTGGCCTCCGCTGGTCACCATTCCGACGAGGGGCCCCGTCCAGACGCTCGGTGGAGGTGGGCCGTCCACGCTTCCAGCATCGGGCGCGACGGCCGGGGAGCTCCCGCAGCCGTATCCGAGCCATCCCAGCACGAGCACCAGGCTTGCCCGCTCGAGCTTTCCACCCAGCGCGCGCATCGGTCGCGAACGCTAGCACCGCTCCAAGTCGCTGTCCAAGCCTGTCCCGCAGCGGTATAGTGAAGCTTCCGATGGGCGAATCCCCTCACGACGCCGGGTCTTCCTACCCGCAGCTCAAGGTGGAGCACAGCGAGGGCGAGACCCTCGTGGTGGCCCAGATCGACAAGCCCGCCGACTTCGCCTACCGGCTCTTCTGTGACGTGGACGCCATCCCGAAGTGGCTGTGGGTCGTGGGTACCGCGGTCGTGCGCCGTCGCGACGCCCGGGGCCGCGCGCTGGAGGTGGACTTCCTCGGGAGCCTCGAGCGTGCCTCGGTCGCCTACACCCTCTGCTACACGTACAACGACGCCGTTCAGGAGGTGCACTGGCACACGAAGGCCAGCGGGGCAGTGCGCAAGCTGCGCGGAGCCGCGCGCTTCACCCCCTCGGGCGATAACGCGTGCGTGTTACGCTACAAGCTCTCCACCGAGCTCACCACCTCGCTGCCCCCCTGGGGAGACCACATGTACCGCGTACGACCCGCGGAGACGGTGGTCCTCGACTTCTGCGAGTGGCTGGCGCAGGAGTGGGCGAAGCAGGACGAGAAGATCACCACCAAGTTCTCGAAGCGCGACACCTGGGACGACGAAGCGGACCGGATCACGCCGCCGCTCACTCCGATCCTTCCTTGTGATACCGACGAGGATGTCGTGTCGGTCAGTGCGGCGGTCAGCGCCACGCCCGAAGCGAACGACGAGCCGACCACGCGAGGTCCCGCGCCTGGCGCGCCGGGCGACGAGGAACTGGACCCGGACTAACCCTGGCCGCAATGCATCCCGCCGGGCTGTGTTGCGCGCTGCGGTGCCTGCTCACCTACCAGAAGTAGGCTCCGCGGGCTCCTCGCGCGCGCCTTGCCCGACGGGCGCCTCGCAGCCAGGGCGATGGTTGGTGAGCACCGAGCAAGGTGGGCCTGGTCAATTCCCCGTCGGTCAGCGGTCGGCTCCCGACCCGTACGCCGGCAACGTCTCGGTTCCCGCCCCCGGCTTGTTCCAGAAGAGGATCATCTCGGGACCGAGCTCCTCGAGGCGACGGACCCCCGCGGCCTCCACCACGGCGTACCCGCGTTTCTCATGGTGCGGCGCCTCGACGATGGCGAGCTCTCCCAGGATCAGGCGGTCTGCCACGTCGAAGGTGGTGTGTAGGCGTCGGATGTGCCCGTCTCGTAGAAGGAAGTGGAATGCACGCTCGTCCCCGGCGATGCGCCGCACGGTGTGGGCGTCCACGAGCTGCCGCAGACGGTTCGCGCGTTCTTGCTCCGCGCGCGCCGCGTTCGCCGCTTCCTGCTGTGCGCGCTGCAGCGCCGCCTGCGCGGCGACCTTCTCCTCGTAGTCGCGCTGCCGCTGGGCCTCGGCCTCGAGCTCGGCCTTCAGGCCCCCCTGGTCCTTCCGATCCCGCCGCTCTTCGGTCTTCGCCTGGCGGGCGGCCTGCTTGGACACCACCCCCGCCTGACGCAGCTTGTCCCGCAGCTTCTGCATGCGTCGTCGATCATACCCGGCGATCGGCCGAGCACAACGCCAAAGCTCGCGCGTGCTATGCTGCGCGGACCACCCGCAAATCGAGCAGAAGACATGCGCCAAAGCCACCGGCGAAGCCCCGTTACAGTCACCCTTACTGCCATCACCACCGCCGTCGTGCTGTCGGCGTCAGCTCGCGTCGGAGCTCAATCCGCCTCGGCGCCAGCCGGCCTCAAGTACCTGCCACCCGCGTCGGTGCACGGGGTCGTCAAGGGGAACGCGGTGTTCACCGTCTTTGACGAGCTGCGAACGCTCTTCGCGGAGCACAAGATCCTCGGCCGGCCCGTGATGGGCCTCGTCGAGGCGCAGCTCACGGCCCTGCTGGGCTTCGACCCCACTCGGGCGGCGAACTTCGAGCGCCTGGGCATCGACCTCTCGGAGCCCGTCGTGGTGTCGCTGTCGAGCTACGACGCCAAGGCGCTCGGGGCCTGCAACCGGCACCTGCAGCAGGTGGTCGGGCACGCCTTCATGAGCAAGGCGCCCTGGCGCGAGCGTCTGAAGGGCCAAAACCCCGGCGATCGGGCGACGGGCTACCTCGCGGATGCCCCGCCGGCGCTGCTCGGGCATCGCGCAGTGCTCCGGCTCAAGGAGCGCGACGTGCTCGTGGCCTGGCTCAAGGAGCAGCAGAAGAAGGGGGGGCGCCTGGTGGTGCTCGAGGAGGCCGGAGGGCAGGGTGCCGATGCGTTCGCCCCGGTCTTCTCGCTCTCGGCCGCCGACGCGCAGAAGGTCGCAGCCGAGCTCAAGAGCGCGCAGGTCCTCGCGGTGGCGCGCCCCGAGCGGTCGCTCCTGCTCGCGCTCCGGGTGGTCGACGGCTATCTGATCGTGGATGCCGCGACCCCTTGGTACCAGGTGCCGCGAAGCGGCGACGACCGCAAGCTGGCCGAGGCCTTCAAGGCTCTCTTGGTACTCCCCCGCAAGCCCGCCCTGGACGTCGGGCGCGACACACTCGCAGCCAAGCTCGCTGTCACCGACGCGTCAGCCACCTTCCTCGTCGGGGCCCGCCCTCTGTCGGCCCTCGCGGAGCTCTCGGTGCAGCGGCGGGCGGCGCTCGAGGTCGTGGGACTCTCGCCCGAGGAGTCCCGCCGGCAGCACAAGACCCAGCAGGCCGACCGAAACAAGGCCCGTGCGCTCTGGGCCAAAACGGGGCTCACCGGCGACGTCGCGCTCCAGTTCCGTCTGAGCCGCCGCGCGTGGCACGCCCGCGCCTGGTGGAGGCTTCCGGCCGCCGCCGTGACCGCGCTCGGACGCGGGCTGGCCAAAGAGGACCTCATCGATCCCACGGCCTACGCGAGCTCCGCCGTGGCCCTCGCCGGCACCAACCTGGACCTGAGTCAGGTGGCGAAGACCGTCGGGAAGGGCCCCTTCGCCCTCGGGCTCGACAAGTTCGCCCAGAGCGCCGCCCGGGTCAGCGAGGTAGCCATGAGCAGCCTGCTCCTCGGTAGCTGGGTGGGCCTCCTCGGCGTGATGCGGGCGGAGCTGGCCGGAGACGCGGCGCTCGGTCCGCTCACGGGCGGCCTGCGCAATGCGGCGGCGCTGCTCAAGACCATGCCCTACGTCTGGCCCGCCGCCTCGGGGACGCGGCGCGTCTTTCCGCCGTCGCTCCTTGGCTACGCCGTGGTGGACCAGAAGGAGAGCAAGCGCGTGAAGGACAAGGTCAAGGAGCTCGCCACGCGAACCTACCCGCAGCCCCAGAACCTCACGCACGGCGGTCGCAAGACGATCCTCTACAACAACCTGACGGGAGCGCTGCAGACCTACGCCCTGGCGGTCACGGAGCTCGGCAAGGGGGCGCTCGGTCTGACCCTGGCCACGCGCTCGTGGGAGGTACCCTGGTTTCTGCAGCAGCCTGCCCCCAAGGAGACGATCCTGCCGCGACAGATCCTCTTCTTCGCGCACGGAGACATGGGAGCCGTGGCGGCCGGCTTGGCCCGCATGGCGGATGGGGCCGAGAAGGACCTCCTCGCGCGGCTGGCCCAGCGGGCAGGGAAGCTCGGTGCAAATGTCGCGGTGGACGGTAAGCTCTTGTCCGTTCAGGCCAATCTCGACCTGCGCTGACCTTCCGAGCCAGGAAGTTGCGATGGGTGGGCAGTTACCTACAATGTAGGATAACAACCCCCGCCGGGAGATGCCATGCAGGCCGAACGTCGCAGAAAACGGACGAGTTACTACGCGTTGGCGCTCCATTACTGGCTCGCTGCGGAGGCTGCGCGCTTCCGGATGTTCGGCCTGGTCTTGGCCGACGCCGCCGGGCTGCTCGTGGCCAGCAGCTTCCGCGGCCCCGAGGCGGAAGAGCTCGCGGCCCTCGCGCCGCTCCTCGTGCGAAACGGGGGGGACGGCAAGCGTCCGGTCCCCGGCGCGCCCCTGTCCGTCCAGCGCCTCACCGTGGACGGCTCGACGCTCTACCTCTGCGCGGTCGGGCGACCGCTCCCGACCGCGGGGTCCCTCGACGACGCCGCGCAGGGGATTCACCGCATCCTGACGGTGTGACGGCCTGAGGGCCGAGCGTGGCCCCACGCGACGAATTGCGCGGCCTCCGTGCGCGATCGGCGTCAAAATACTGAGGCGCGGCTCGTCGGCCCCTCCACGGGCGGCCGGC
Coding sequences within:
- a CDS encoding DUF2058 family protein, coding for MQKLRDKLRQAGVVSKQAARQAKTEERRDRKDQGGLKAELEAEAQRQRDYEEKVAAQAALQRAQQEAANAARAEQERANRLRQLVDAHTVRRIAGDERAFHFLLRDGHIRRLHTTFDVADRLILGELAIVEAPHHEKRGYAVVEAAGVRRLEELGPEMILFWNKPGAGTETLPAYGSGADR